A genomic region of Rhizobium sp. NXC24 contains the following coding sequences:
- a CDS encoding anti-sigma factor, with protein MSEKTPESCPEWESILHCYVDDELDAVHTIQFEQHLATCPQCTAALEGLKDMKRVVGRDGVKWKAPDEVRARIMTAISLEESRRQVQAPGTRRENVWWRGLQLFGQWSFIPSLAALAATLMLVLGNPQVNAPIQNELLASHVRSMLANHLVDVQTSDQHTVKPWFNGKIDFSPPVVDLAADGFPLIGGRVDYINGRVVAALVYRRHGHVINLFVWPGAKVAQSATMHDGYNLTEWSGGGLVFWAVSDVSAPDLAAFRDNFSRAAGL; from the coding sequence ATGAGCGAGAAAACCCCGGAAAGCTGCCCCGAATGGGAATCGATCCTTCATTGCTACGTGGATGATGAACTCGATGCGGTTCACACGATACAATTCGAACAGCATCTTGCGACATGCCCGCAATGCACCGCCGCCTTGGAAGGGCTCAAAGACATGAAGCGGGTCGTCGGCCGGGATGGTGTCAAATGGAAAGCGCCCGATGAGGTTCGCGCACGTATTATGACGGCCATTTCTCTTGAGGAATCCCGGCGCCAGGTGCAGGCTCCGGGGACACGCCGCGAAAATGTGTGGTGGCGCGGCCTGCAGTTGTTTGGACAATGGAGCTTCATACCGTCGCTGGCTGCCCTAGCCGCCACCCTCATGCTTGTGCTTGGCAATCCGCAGGTGAATGCGCCTATCCAAAATGAATTGCTCGCCAGTCATGTGCGTTCGATGCTCGCCAACCATTTGGTCGACGTGCAGACATCCGACCAGCATACGGTCAAGCCGTGGTTCAACGGCAAGATCGATTTCTCGCCGCCGGTGGTCGATCTTGCCGCGGACGGTTTTCCGCTGATCGGCGGCCGGGTGGATTATATCAATGGCCGGGTCGTAGCGGCGCTCGTCTACCGCCGCCACGGCCATGTCATCAATCTCTTCGTCTGGCCGGGCGCAAAGGTCGCGCAGAGCGCGACGATGCATGATGGCTATAACCTCACCGAATGGTCCGGCGGCGGGCTGGTCTTCTGGGCGGTTTCGGATGTCAGCGCGCCCGACCTTGCTGCTTTCCGCGATAATTTTTCACGAGCAGCCGGTCTCTAG
- a CDS encoding aldolase/citrate lyase family protein translates to MGNFRKNCIEKNLLIGTFAAIPHPVAIEVTAAAGVDFLCIDWEHSQIGRERIEDLIRAADVHRVPAMVRVPGHTPESIASALDAGAAGVLVPRVSTAAQAKAAVLATRYPPIGERGVGPGRAAAYGYRIPDYLAKANAELVLAVQVETAEGLANIAEIAAVDGVDVIFIGPGDLSVSIDAMGPAGKDKLNAAIETITKTALAADRTVGIFRPSPDDIGAWLSAGISFFLLASDTMFLGAGIADGVAQARQQGAAKS, encoded by the coding sequence ATGGGCAATTTCCGCAAGAACTGCATCGAGAAAAACCTGCTCATCGGCACCTTCGCCGCCATTCCGCATCCCGTCGCCATCGAGGTTACGGCAGCGGCCGGCGTCGATTTCCTCTGCATCGATTGGGAACATTCGCAGATCGGCCGCGAGCGCATCGAGGACCTGATCCGCGCCGCCGATGTCCATCGTGTTCCCGCCATGGTCCGCGTGCCCGGCCATACGCCGGAGTCTATCGCCTCGGCGCTGGATGCAGGCGCGGCGGGCGTTCTCGTGCCGCGCGTGTCAACGGCGGCGCAGGCAAAAGCTGCCGTGCTGGCGACCCGGTATCCGCCGATCGGCGAACGCGGCGTTGGTCCCGGTCGGGCGGCCGCTTACGGCTATCGCATTCCGGATTATCTCGCCAAGGCCAATGCCGAACTCGTGCTTGCCGTTCAGGTGGAGACGGCGGAAGGGCTCGCCAATATTGCGGAGATCGCCGCCGTCGATGGCGTCGACGTCATCTTCATCGGCCCCGGCGACCTCTCCGTCTCGATCGATGCCATGGGTCCTGCAGGGAAAGACAAGCTCAACGCCGCGATCGAAACCATCACGAAAACCGCGCTCGCCGCCGACCGCACGGTCGGCATCTTCCGACCGTCTCCAGACGATATCGGCGCCTGGCTTTCCGCCGGCATTAGCTTCTTCCTACTCGCCAGCGACACCATGTTTCTGGGCGCTGGCATTGCTGATGGGGTTGCCCAGGCACGTCAACAGGGCGCGGCCAAATCATAG